cttttcatccttacaaagacttccaaaaccaccaggaaacaggtttttgactaaatgagctgttcactcaacaagtcagagtaatccagtactcacatgaagaatttctcttttgttccttattaagtctggtttttgtgggtaccagtaagtactggttaactacccattacttcctgattcaCCCCCAAGGTGTTctctagtaacgaagcaaattttgcgtccagtattgtaaagtgttaccgtTTAATTTTCAGGATAAATAATATTATGTATTTTTACTGTTCACTGTTAAAATCAGCCCCATCACAGACCTGAGGATAATATACAggtagaaaaatgaaaagtttcattCTAAAACTTCTAAAGGGAGACTTTTTATAAAGAGTAATTCAGCCAAAATAATGGCCTAAGAGACACAAATGTGCCCAAGTGGACAAAAATGTCCCTAAAGATGCGGGAGGGTCTAGCTATAGAtcaacatcagcagcagtttcaccGGATAATGAGaaagtaaaatcttaaaaagtaGCAAAGATACTTTTGGATTTACAAGATTTACAATCATCATAATAAATCAGGAGCACTGAGTGTCGCTGAGCATGTCAGAAGCTCAGAAATCACAAACCAGTTCATCACAGTGATGATGACGTGTCTCGTTTAAGATCTGTGATTGTCTGGAAGGTACGGAGGCAGGCTGGTCATGTCTAAAGAATCAATATGAAGCTGATCTTACATATGGAGCAGTCTATCTTCCCGTCATTGAACCGCCAACAGCTCTGAATAATGCTTCACCATTCAGATAGGACTTCTTTATAACTTTAAATATGCCGTAATTCGGATTATGATCGATCATCATCGAGTTTTCTTCAGTTTGCAGTAAAAAGCAGCTCAGCAGCAGATGTCAGCAGCTGCTGGCATCAACTAATGCAGTTAGCTTTAGCATGCTAGTAGCAAACGTAGTAGATGATTTCTGCTTCAGTAAAAAAAGGTAGCAGTGGAAAGATGAGCAGACACATTCTCATTAGTTCCTGCTTCCTACTGGTGCAGGCTGATCATGGATCAGATCCGTCCCTGGCTTCAGGTGAACTTCCTGCTACTAGTAGGCAGCCACGTTTAAGTTTGTGCTCAGTTatcgtgtttttcttttttgcatcaGAACAGACAAACCAAAGGCAACATACTcacagagaagaaacaaagaggTATAAATACTGGCCAGGAGAGCAGCAGGTCAATTAAACGTGACTAAAaccaaaagagatttttttacaaaaacactgaaagaaagACGAAAACTAACCTAAGCCTGTGTTAACTAACCTGAACTGTGTTTCAtttacaacacacacagtaaatacctgcaggactgcaTGCAGCACCAATCAGATAGAAGAAGAAAGTATTCAAACATGTCGTGacacaacacagtaaaaaacaaGGTGAAGTCTGCTGTGCTCAAGTTTGCACATGTTTAATGTACTAGTAAAGGCAACATTAAAGTCTACATGCAGGCGGTGTGAGTGTGTCCTAGTCTAAAAGACCTGATTTATGAATTCCTGATCCCTGAATCAGCTGATTTTGGTCTGAATAAACATGACTGTCAGGTTGTTAGAAGGCTGGTTGATTGGTGAACATGGGGGCAAATTTTAACCTATGCTGATGgaatctgaaatgttttgtcttcttgttgaattttgttttgtttgtttttctccgtTTCTGCCAGAGAGGGGCCAGCTCAGAGTCCAACCAGCTTCACGTGGAAGAGAACCAGATTTATGCATCAGCAGATGACGGTAAGTCATCCATCCCAGACCTCATGACACAGTCGTGGATCCCTGCCTTGTTTGGTCTAGCTGGCAGTTTACCACCACCGCCGGGTCCATAcgggacaggttctgggtctgGATCCGGACCGCGGTccgcttgttagtgacctctgatTTAGAGCATCTCAGGTTTCAGTTGATCTTTAGCTTGGCGCACTCTCTAAAGCAGGCGTGTCCAAACTTTTTCCCTCCAAGTGAACCTTGGCCAAACGCAGCGATGTTAAaggtcaaacacaaaaaaatgtaaatcatagttcttttaattattgttaatgAATGCAAAAGCATGCATTTCCATCACTGCAAAGAAGACACTACAAACATCAATattgcaaaataataataaaggtaTAGTTAGAAGAACAACAGACAATAATTTGTAAGTAAATATGGTGCAAAATGTCATCAACAACAAACAATGCATGTTTAACCAGGCGCTGACACATAAGTCTGATCTTTGGACACGTTAGCTTACACCTGGCTCACTGACAAGGTGAGGATGTCATTGAGATGTGAGTCAATCTTTCAAGTGTGATATACTCGAAATCGTTTTGATTTCTAATTGGCAGGCCAGATGTAACGAGCTGGCGGACTAAATATGGCCCGTGGGCCCTACTTTGGGGACCCCCGCCCTAAAACAGttactattaaatattttaagtcGTATCAAAACTATGTGAGTGTCAGAAAGGTCTACTGAACACAATCTTCATGACTCTACTGTCTGCTATGTAGTTTGTATTGCAGGTTAAAAAGACCCACCAGGAAAAACCCGAGCAGTGGGTGCGCTCTGTGTTCTGAGGTGATTTAAGGCCTCACAATGATGGTCACACTGGgtgaacaaagagaaaaatgtctgCAATGTTGTGTAAAATTTGTGCATAACAAGGAGAAACCGCAGGCGTGAAAGACGTTTGAGAAATTTTCTAAATGATTTTCAGGGATAAAATTCAGAGTGATGTCATTTCTTAAAGCGTACTCTCTGAAGGCGATTTCTGAAAACTTAAAGTACAACTGTGTCAAAAGAGTAAAaggtgttaaaataaaatttcagacATTAAAAGATTCGTCTTTCACGACTCATTTAAACGTTGAATGAGGTTTTTACATGAAAGTTTTCCTGAGTTATGGAGCCTTTGACAGTTTTCGTCATGAATTGTTACTAAAAGTCACAGCACACTTTGCCACATGTTTTGATGAATTTTTTGTACTTCAGTCCTTTCAGCATTGGCACCGGTAAAAACTGAAGTGGTTAAATTGATAATAAAAAGATTCTTGTCCTCTGCAGTTTCACAGTTCTGGGTGGTGATTCAGAGGACAGATGCAGCGACCCGATGTGGCCTGCAGGGGTCATTCTGGCTGGAGGTGGGACACAAGACACTGCTGCTAAAAGAAACGCAGAAGAAGAACACTGTGATGGAGTGGCCGTATGAACTGCTGAGGCGATACGGGAAGGATAAGGTTCActctaaaaaactaaaaaacttcATTCCTTACAGTTTTACTCCCCAAACCTTCTAACAGAGGTGTTTTCATGTCAGCAGCTGGCTTTAACCATCGAAGCAGGCCGGCGGTGCAATTCTGGACCTGGAACCTTCTCCTTTGAGACCCAGCAGGCTGAAAAAATCTTCTCTCTGATTCAGAATGCcatcaaactgaaaacttcaccTTCCACTTCAGGCAACCAAATTCAGGAGTGTGAGAAAGTCCAGCTGACTAACATCCGTGCTCATTCCCCTCTTCCCAAAATCCCGGACATGACCAGCATGGCAGCCATGCTGGACAGCAAACTGAGGACACAGGACAGGAGGTCTCCTGTGTTTGAGGACTGTGCACCTGCTCTCGAAGGTGTGGTTGGTCAGTCAGAAGGTTCACCTGCTCCAATCACACTCATGCCCCTCCCACTGGTCCCAACACATAACAGAATCTCTAGAGATGACCACGATGGCCGATCAGATGGTATATATGCTGAGCCAGCGAAGTGCGTCCTGTCTGCAGCGGCATCCCAGCCAACCACAGCGCTGTACGTGGATCCCGCCAGCATTCTTCCTCTCAAACCTCCAGGCTCCAGAGAATCCACCTGTCCTCTTTCCGCCTCCACAGACCCACATCTGGATTCGGTTTACTCTGAAGTTTTTGACAAAGTCAGTCTAGTGCAGGACAAACTAACTGTCCTCCCGGGCCCAACAAAGTTTTCTGGGGGGGCTGAACCCATTTACAGTGAGCCAGTGAGCAAGGCAGAATCAGAGTCTGTAAAAGGTGAAAGCAAACCCGACCCGTTTGCCCACCTGTATGCTCAGGTGTGCAAAAAACCACCCTCATCATCTCTTCCTTCAACATCCGTCAGCACATCTGCCTCCTCAGCCACCGCTGGTCCGGATGATGTCATCTATGAAAACCTGGGAATCAtttaatcagctgatcagagccTCTTGAGACAAACACTGAATactgttaacattttaaacttcaacagttttttttattgttcttggtATGAGTCAATATTCTCCCTTATGATTGCATTCATATTTTTACTCCTTTTGCTTAAACCAGAtgtactaaataaattaatcctgTGTATTTTGAATCTGTCTTTTCCTttcagaaaaagattttttttaaaataaacatataaacaatcAGATAATGTAGTTAAAACCAGCGTTGGTGACGTTCGTGGGTTACGGACTTCAGGGGGAAAGCCGGCGTTGGTGACGTTCGTGGGTTACGGACTTCAGGGGGAAAGCCGGCGTTGGTGACGTTCGTGGGTTCCGGACTTCAGGGGGAAAGCCGGCGTTGGTGACATTCGTGGGTTCCGGACTTCAGGGGGAAAGCCGGCGTTGGTGACGTTCGTGGGTTTCCGGACTTCAGGGGGAAAGCCGGCGTTGGTGACGTTCGTGGGTTTCCGGACTTCAGGGGGAAAGCCGGCGTTGGTGACATTCGTGGGTTACGGACTTCAGGGGGAAAGCCGCCGTTGGTGACGTTCGTGGGTTACGGACTTCAGGGGGAAAGCCGGCGTTGGTGACGTTCGTGGGTTACGGACTTCAGGGGGAAAGCCGGCATTGGT
The Melanotaenia boesemani isolate fMelBoe1 chromosome 4, fMelBoe1.pri, whole genome shotgun sequence genome window above contains:
- the dok1a gene encoding docking protein 3 isoform X2; protein product: MGARSPGGDHGTGVWRHQQPYGDRKAKVVRLSELISVLRLPPNAEACPMENMSAFCVETQDRTLVFAAFKDECVDWVGKLCHSTFQRGASSESNQLHVEENQIYASADDVSQFWVVIQRTDAATRCGLQGSFWLEVGHKTLLLKETQKKNTVMEWPYELLRRYGKDKLALTIEAGRRCNSGPGTFSFETQQAEKIFSLIQNAIKLKTSPSTSGNQIQECEKVQLTNIRAHSPLPKIPDMTSMAAMLDSKLRTQDRRSPVFEDCAPALEGVVGQSEGSPAPITLMPLPLVPTHNRISRDDHDGRSDGIYAEPAKCVLSAAASQPTTALYVDPASILPLKPPGSRESTCPLSASTDPHLDSVYSEVFDKVSLVQDKLTVLPGPTKFSGGAEPIYSEPVSKAESESVKGESKPDPFAHLYAQVCKKPPSSSLPSTSVSTSASSATAGPDDVIYENLGII
- the dok1a gene encoding docking protein 3 isoform X1; translation: MSQSTRLPCSEKDSYVLVSRTAAFPSSMDSLTKAGKVYLRPQKAGKKWKPMWLSLFPPSSSGVGRLEIQDMGARSPGGDHGTGVWRHQQPYGDRKAKVVRLSELISVLRLPPNAEACPMENMSAFCVETQDRTLVFAAFKDECVDWVGKLCHSTFQRGASSESNQLHVEENQIYASADDVSQFWVVIQRTDAATRCGLQGSFWLEVGHKTLLLKETQKKNTVMEWPYELLRRYGKDKLALTIEAGRRCNSGPGTFSFETQQAEKIFSLIQNAIKLKTSPSTSGNQIQECEKVQLTNIRAHSPLPKIPDMTSMAAMLDSKLRTQDRRSPVFEDCAPALEGVVGQSEGSPAPITLMPLPLVPTHNRISRDDHDGRSDGIYAEPAKCVLSAAASQPTTALYVDPASILPLKPPGSRESTCPLSASTDPHLDSVYSEVFDKVSLVQDKLTVLPGPTKFSGGAEPIYSEPVSKAESESVKGESKPDPFAHLYAQVCKKPPSSSLPSTSVSTSASSATAGPDDVIYENLGII